One region of Oryza sativa Japonica Group chromosome 10, ASM3414082v1 genomic DNA includes:
- the LOC4348729 gene encoding UDP-glycosyltransferase 86A2 isoform X1, protein MGEEVAATAAAAAGGKPHAVVVTYPLQGHVNPAVHLALQLAARGFAVTFVSTESVHEQTARALGVADPSGYDVFAAARAAAAKGGGGGETVAAAMDVRYEVVSDGLPVGFDRSLNHDDFMGSLLHAFGAHVEALLRRVVVDAAATFLVADTFFVWPATLSKKLGIPYVSFWTEPALIFNLYYHINLLTEHGHFRCNEPRKDTITYVPGVEAIEPGELMSYLQDTDTTTVVHRIIFRAFEEARGADYVVCNTVEELEPSTIAALRRERPFYAVGPILPAGFARSAVATSMWAESDCSRWLAAQPPRSVLYVSFGSYAHVTRRELHEIARGVLASGARFLWVMRPDIVSSDDPDPLPDGFAAAAAADGRGVVVPWCCQVEVLAHPAVAAFLTHCGWNSILESAWAGVPMLCFPLLTDQFTNRRLVVREWRAGVAVGDRGAVDAGEVRARIEGVMRGEEGEVLREQVGKMRATLHAAVAPGGSSRRGFDELVDELKRRCGGGGGRH, encoded by the exons TCGCCGTCACGTTCGTCAGCACGGAGTCCGTCCACGAGCAGACGGCGCGCGCGCTCGGCGTCGCCGATCCGTCCGGCTACGACGTcttcgccgcggcgcgcgccgccgccgcgaaagggggcggcggcggcgagacggtGGCGGCCGCCATGGACGTGCGgtacgaggtggtgagcgacgGCCTCCCCGTGGGGTTCGACCGGTCGCTGAACCACGACGACTTCATGGGGTCGCTGCTCCACGCGTTCGGCGCGCACGTCGAGGCGCTgctccgccgcgtcgtcgtcgacgcggcggcgacgttcCTCGTCGCTGACACCTTCTTCGTCTGGCCGGCGACGCTCTCCAAGAAGCTCGGGATCCCCTACGTCTCCTTCTGGACCGAGCCGGCGCTCATCTTCAACCTCTACTACCACATCAACCTCCTCACCGAGCACGGTCACTTCCGTTGCAACG AGCCGAGGAAGGACACGATCACGTACGTGCCGGGGGTGGAGGCGATCGAGCCGGGGGAGCTGATGTCGTACCTGCAGGACACGGACACGACCACGGTGGTGCACCGCATCATCTTCAGGGCGTTCGAGGAGGCCCGCGGCGCCGACTACGTGGTGTGCAACACGGTGGAGGAGCTGGAGCCGTCCACCAtcgccgcgctccgccgcgAGCGGCCGTTCTACGCCGTCGGCCCCATCCTCCCCGCCGGCTTCGCCCGCAGCGCCGTCGCCACCTCCATGTGGGCCGAGTCCGACTGCTCCCGGTGGCtcgccgcgcagccgccgcgctCCGTGCTCTACGTCTCCTTCGGCAGCTACGCCCACGTCACGCGCCGCGAGCTCCACGAGATCGCCCGCGGCGTGCTCGCCAGCGGCGCCCGGTTCCTGTGGGTGATGCGGCCGGACATCGTCAGCTCCGACGACCCCGACCCGCTCCCCGacggcttcgccgccgccgccgccgccgacggccgcgGCGTGGTGGTGCCGTGGTGCTGCCAGGTGGAGGTGCTCGcccaccccgccgtcgccgccttcctcaCGCACTGCGGCTGGAACTCCATCCTGGAGAGCGCGTGGGCCGGGGTGCCGATGCTGTGCTTCCCGCTGCTCACCGACCAGTTCACcaaccgccgcctcgtcgtgcGGGAGTggcgcgccggcgtggccgtcggcgaccgcggcgccgtggacgccggcgaggtgaggGCGAGGATCGAGGGGGTGATGcgcggggaggaaggggaggtgcTCCGGGAGCAGGTGGGCAAGATGCGGGCCAcgctgcacgccgccgtcgcgcccggCGGCTCGTCGCGCCGCGGCTTCGACGAGCTCGTCGACGAGCTGAAgcgccgctgcggcggcggcggcggccgccattgA